The proteins below come from a single Acidovorax sp. NCPPB 4044 genomic window:
- a CDS encoding spore coat protein U domain-containing protein — protein sequence MRNAMRPAARRGRAAALPATKPTTPGLVLLPLLALLSPAPAVPATIPTTGSFSVNAAIVRGCMVAGGSGQTTGLNFGTIDFGTHSAVRTGNETRLAGSGMGGQALIQCTPGTAVQVAADEGQHAQGGQRRLSNSAGGYVPYALALVAATTAALVPNVPAGITLGATATALPLQGTVTFPGFGLAAGTYTDTVRVTLSW from the coding sequence ATGCGAAACGCCATGCGCCCTGCGGCGCGGCGTGGGCGCGCCGCTGCATTGCCGGCGACGAAGCCGACCACGCCGGGCCTGGTGCTGTTGCCGTTGCTGGCGCTGCTGTCGCCCGCCCCGGCCGTGCCCGCCACCATTCCCACCACGGGCAGCTTCTCGGTCAACGCCGCCATCGTGCGCGGCTGCATGGTGGCCGGCGGCAGCGGGCAGACCACGGGCCTGAACTTCGGAACCATCGATTTCGGCACGCACTCCGCCGTGCGCACGGGCAACGAGACCCGGCTGGCCGGCTCGGGCATGGGCGGGCAGGCGCTGATCCAGTGCACGCCCGGCACGGCGGTGCAGGTGGCTGCCGACGAAGGCCAGCACGCGCAGGGCGGGCAGCGCCGGCTCTCCAACAGCGCGGGGGGCTACGTGCCCTATGCGCTCGCGCTGGTCGCCGCCACCACGGCCGCCCTGGTGCCGAACGTGCCGGCCGGCATCACGCTGGGCGCCACGGCCACCGCGCTGCCGCTGCAGGGCACGGTCACGTTCCCGGGCTTCGGGCTGGCAGCTGGCACGTACACCGATACCGTGAGGGTCACGCTCTCATGGTGA
- a CDS encoding Csu type fimbrial protein: MEARSTPPARPVPSPSRPHGRRRSSALAAVAAGMLVLAGSATAPLEAATLSGVLGARMMLTSGCVINGGPGTVSGADFGTLDFGSRPATFVGTATATASGGEGGAGVTQIVCSPEITAFSMTIDGGTNPGQGAGVGTGTRAMSNGSAFLPYDVYRDPGHTVPFTAATAITGIAVPSAGNPFALPIYGLVNKTNAVALPAGLYTDQLQVTLTF; encoded by the coding sequence ATGGAAGCGAGATCCACCCCTCCGGCACGCCCCGTGCCGTCCCCATCCCGGCCCCACGGCCGCAGGCGCAGCAGCGCGCTGGCGGCTGTGGCGGCCGGCATGCTGGTGCTGGCAGGCAGCGCCACCGCCCCTCTGGAGGCGGCCACCCTGTCGGGCGTGCTCGGCGCACGCATGATGCTCACGTCCGGCTGCGTGATCAACGGCGGGCCCGGCACCGTGTCGGGCGCCGACTTCGGCACGCTGGATTTCGGCTCGCGGCCGGCCACATTCGTGGGCACGGCCACCGCCACGGCCAGCGGCGGCGAAGGCGGCGCGGGCGTCACCCAGATCGTGTGCTCGCCGGAGATCACCGCGTTCAGCATGACCATCGACGGCGGCACCAACCCCGGACAGGGCGCGGGCGTCGGCACCGGCACGCGCGCGATGTCCAACGGCTCCGCCTTCCTGCCCTACGACGTCTACCGCGATCCGGGCCACACGGTGCCGTTCACCGCGGCCACGGCCATCACGGGGATCGCCGTGCCCTCGGCCGGCAATCCGTTCGCGCTGCCGATCTACGGCCTGGTGAACAAGACCAACGCCGTGGCACTGCCCGCCGGCCTCTACACGGACCAGCTGCAGGTCACCCTGACCTTCTGA
- a CDS encoding gamma-glutamyl-gamma-aminobutyrate hydrolase family protein has protein sequence MPLPATKRLKIGLSACFSHADPARSLFTNKTLQYVEQSIAHWIMSAGAMVVMVPCPTGETARGDVTLAHYAEWLDGVVMHGGSDVWPGTYGEVPLKDAWLGDRIRDLYDLAVVEAFEQAGKPIFGVCRGLQLINVAFGGTLYQDIETQHPGAQQHRNAVTYDQHFHEVELVPGTRLSRLYPEQPRMVVNSIHHQGIKNLAPGFEIEAWSHPDGVPEAIRRRAQSGRGYIAATQWHPEFFKPGAAQTMDDGPILNDFLAACIRAKARPLPGHSPFQIRDRAARLLRQALLRR, from the coding sequence ATGCCGCTGCCCGCCACCAAGCGCCTCAAGATCGGCCTCTCCGCCTGTTTCTCGCACGCAGATCCCGCCCGGTCCCTCTTCACCAACAAGACGCTGCAATACGTCGAGCAGTCGATCGCGCACTGGATCATGTCGGCCGGCGCGATGGTCGTGATGGTGCCCTGCCCCACGGGCGAGACCGCGCGGGGCGACGTGACGCTCGCCCATTACGCCGAGTGGCTGGATGGCGTGGTGATGCACGGCGGCTCCGACGTGTGGCCCGGCACGTACGGCGAGGTGCCGCTCAAGGACGCCTGGCTCGGCGACCGCATCCGCGACCTCTACGACCTGGCCGTGGTCGAAGCCTTCGAGCAGGCGGGCAAGCCGATCTTCGGCGTGTGCCGGGGCCTGCAGCTCATCAACGTGGCCTTCGGCGGCACGCTCTACCAGGACATCGAGACCCAGCACCCCGGCGCGCAGCAGCACCGCAACGCGGTGACGTACGACCAGCATTTCCATGAGGTGGAGCTGGTGCCGGGCACGCGGCTCTCGCGCCTGTACCCCGAGCAGCCGCGCATGGTGGTCAACAGCATCCACCACCAGGGCATCAAGAATCTTGCGCCGGGCTTCGAGATCGAGGCCTGGAGCCACCCCGACGGCGTGCCCGAGGCGATCCGCCGCCGGGCGCAGTCGGGGCGCGGCTACATCGCGGCCACGCAGTGGCATCCGGAGTTCTTCAAACCCGGTGCCGCGCAGACGATGGACGACGGCCCCATCCTGAACGACTTCCTGGCGGCCTGCATCCGGGCCAAGGCGCGCCCCCTGCCGGGCCACAGCCCCTTCCAGATCCGCGACCGCGCCGCGCGCCTGCTCCGCCAGGCCCTGCTGCGGCGTTGA
- a CDS encoding HPF/RaiA family ribosome-associated protein, translated as MQVQVQHDEYIQGGESLAQWIQSETTTRLARFRDHLTRVEVHLSDVDAGKSGSADKRCVIQTRPTGRQPIAVNADADKLADAFTAAVEKLGRAIDTDLGRLKDKNGRETIRTATE; from the coding sequence ATGCAAGTACAGGTCCAGCACGACGAATACATCCAGGGCGGCGAATCGCTTGCTCAGTGGATCCAGAGCGAAACGACCACCCGGCTTGCGCGGTTCCGCGATCACCTGACGCGCGTCGAGGTGCACCTCTCCGACGTGGATGCCGGCAAGTCCGGGAGCGCCGACAAGCGCTGCGTGATCCAGACCCGGCCGACCGGGCGCCAGCCGATCGCCGTCAACGCCGATGCCGACAAGCTGGCCGATGCCTTCACCGCCGCCGTGGAAAAGCTGGGCCGCGCCATCGATACCGACCTGGGCCGCCTCAAGGACAAGAACGGGCGCGAAACCATCCGCACCGCCACCGAGTAA
- a CDS encoding YopJ family acetyltransferase: MQPEAALAPPGVPPRLLERAEAIDLEWVKSLDASLHAYAELAIGQAEQGIQPGRDTTRMDILHMPLLVEMENARRPGLHLHAFASVPLCIAALRDHAEAARQEGAAPTSMRCVVQAGKDVMHHFALDVRFTPDAPPSFIHYEPAASRAPGQVISETLAEAFPGARVALVHNPVQFSQWDCAMFSLDHVLQSFKTRERYADPIHAGAASPDDLALPVEFFKHMHSKQQMEHRPDADAIVTKVRTGAAAETLRQRVLDYRATRGEGAYSTSIEGFRLQQIRRAAEYLATRPPR, from the coding sequence ATGCAGCCAGAAGCAGCCCTGGCGCCGCCGGGTGTACCACCGAGGCTCCTGGAGCGGGCGGAGGCCATCGACCTCGAATGGGTGAAATCGCTCGATGCGTCCCTGCACGCCTATGCCGAGCTGGCCATCGGGCAGGCAGAGCAGGGGATCCAGCCCGGGCGCGACACCACCCGCATGGACATCCTCCATATGCCCTTGCTGGTAGAGATGGAGAATGCCCGCCGTCCGGGGCTTCACTTGCACGCCTTCGCATCGGTGCCGCTGTGCATCGCCGCGCTGCGCGACCATGCGGAAGCCGCCCGGCAAGAGGGGGCGGCGCCCACCTCCATGCGCTGCGTGGTGCAGGCGGGCAAGGACGTCATGCACCACTTCGCGCTGGACGTGCGGTTCACCCCCGATGCGCCGCCATCCTTCATTCACTACGAACCCGCCGCGTCCAGGGCTCCAGGGCAGGTCATATCGGAGACGCTGGCAGAGGCGTTCCCGGGGGCACGGGTCGCGCTGGTGCACAACCCCGTGCAGTTCTCCCAGTGGGATTGCGCCATGTTCTCGCTGGACCACGTGCTCCAGTCGTTCAAGACGCGCGAGCGGTATGCGGACCCCATCCATGCCGGTGCGGCATCGCCCGACGATCTTGCGCTGCCGGTGGAGTTCTTCAAGCACATGCATTCGAAGCAGCAGATGGAGCACCGCCCGGATGCCGATGCCATCGTCACCAAGGTGCGCACCGGGGCCGCTGCCGAAACGCTGCGCCAGAGAGTGCTGGACTATCGCGCGACGCGCGGCGAAGGGGCCTACAGCACGTCGATCGAGGGATTCCGCCTGCAGCAGATCCGGCGTGCGGCGGAGTACCTGGCCACCCGGCCGCCCCGCTAG
- a CDS encoding TIGR03915 family putative DNA repair protein has product MSGGTGGSAAGGHGADRGTGRSDRTVVLAHPTDWPGFRQAARALLQQGCPPDAVHWSATGDSAHGDLFAEAGCGAPMAGGHLPGSAEGFALVPGGPAEAAATSQAPRVPAAFLPLGERVVLHRDPARFALLYRLLWRLVHEPGLRADPLDPDRLQAGQMARAVARDVHKMRAFVRFRPVPGPGGEPLHVAWFEPDHRIAVANAPFFVRRFTQMHWAILTPDASVHWDGTQLHTGPGASRADAPAADDGEALWLTYYRNTFNPARLKMDMMRREMPTRYWKNLPEAALIGELAQGAAERSGRMVDAPGTVTRRRIAGRPVAGTS; this is encoded by the coding sequence ATGAGCGGCGGCACGGGCGGCTCTGCGGCAGGCGGGCACGGCGCGGACCGCGGCACCGGCCGCTCCGACCGCACCGTGGTGCTGGCCCACCCCACCGACTGGCCGGGTTTCCGCCAGGCCGCGCGCGCACTGCTCCAGCAGGGCTGCCCTCCGGATGCCGTGCACTGGTCCGCCACCGGAGACAGCGCGCACGGCGATCTGTTCGCCGAAGCCGGCTGCGGCGCGCCCATGGCGGGCGGCCACCTGCCGGGCAGCGCAGAGGGTTTTGCCCTCGTGCCCGGCGGGCCTGCCGAAGCGGCCGCCACCAGCCAAGCCCCGCGCGTGCCCGCCGCCTTCCTGCCACTGGGCGAGCGGGTGGTACTGCACCGCGATCCCGCGCGCTTTGCGCTGCTCTACCGGCTGCTGTGGCGGCTGGTGCACGAGCCCGGGCTGCGCGCCGACCCGCTCGACCCCGACCGCCTGCAGGCCGGCCAGATGGCCCGGGCCGTGGCGCGCGACGTGCACAAGATGCGGGCCTTCGTGCGGTTCCGCCCCGTGCCCGGGCCGGGGGGTGAGCCGCTGCACGTGGCATGGTTCGAGCCCGACCACCGCATCGCGGTGGCCAACGCCCCGTTCTTCGTGCGGCGCTTCACGCAGATGCATTGGGCCATCCTCACGCCCGACGCGAGCGTGCATTGGGACGGCACGCAACTGCATACCGGCCCCGGCGCCAGCCGCGCGGATGCGCCCGCCGCGGACGACGGCGAAGCCCTCTGGCTCACCTACTACCGCAACACGTTCAACCCCGCGCGGCTCAAGATGGACATGATGCGGCGCGAGATGCCCACGCGCTACTGGAAGAACCTGCCCGAGGCCGCGCTGATCGGCGAACTCGCGCAGGGCGCGGCAGAGCGCAGCGGGCGCATGGTCGATGCACCGGGCACCGTAACGCGCCGCCGCATCGCGGGGCGGCCCGTGGCAGGCACCTCCTAG
- a CDS encoding putative DNA modification/repair radical SAM protein, with protein sequence MHRLSSKLAILADAAKYDASCASSGSAPRHSVGGRGIGSTEGMGICHSYAPDGRCISLLKILLTNFCTYDCLYCVNRVSSNVPRARFTVQEVVDLTLDFYRRNCIEGLFLSSGIIQSPDYTMELVVEVARVLREEHDFRGYIHLKTIPDASPELLARAGRFADRLSINVELPTPEGLASLAPEKNGTAIRRSMGRMAVRIAEARDARREQQGAAAQPRSLPGAPARPAAAPAFAPAGQSTQMIVGADGADDRTILAASAGLYGGFGLRRVYYSAFSPIPDASRALPPAAPPLVREHRLYQADWLMRFYGFSHDEIVPPAPGPAQAGSASGGSAPGMLSLDMDPKLAWAVAHPERFPVDLNRAPRELLLRVPGLGVTSVDRLLAARRVRRLRHADLARLRVPLAKVLPFVEAADHRPGRLLESPRLAASFARRPVPAQAELFA encoded by the coding sequence GTGCATCGCCTTTCTTCCAAGCTCGCCATCCTCGCCGACGCGGCCAAGTACGACGCCTCCTGCGCGTCCAGCGGCTCGGCGCCCCGCCACAGCGTGGGCGGGCGCGGCATCGGCTCCACCGAGGGCATGGGCATCTGCCACAGCTATGCGCCGGACGGCCGCTGCATCTCGCTGCTGAAGATCCTGCTCACCAACTTCTGCACCTACGACTGCCTGTACTGCGTGAACCGGGTCAGCAGCAACGTGCCGCGCGCGCGCTTCACCGTGCAGGAAGTGGTGGACCTCACGCTCGACTTCTACCGCCGCAATTGCATCGAGGGGCTCTTCCTCTCGAGCGGCATCATCCAGAGCCCCGACTACACGATGGAGCTGGTGGTGGAAGTGGCCCGCGTGCTGCGCGAGGAGCACGACTTCCGCGGCTACATCCACCTCAAGACCATTCCCGACGCATCGCCCGAGCTGCTCGCACGCGCCGGCCGCTTTGCCGACCGCCTGAGCATCAACGTGGAGCTGCCCACGCCCGAGGGGCTGGCCTCGCTCGCGCCCGAGAAGAACGGCACGGCCATCCGCCGCTCGATGGGGCGCATGGCCGTGCGCATCGCCGAGGCGCGCGATGCCCGCCGCGAGCAGCAGGGCGCCGCCGCCCAGCCGCGCTCCCTGCCCGGCGCCCCGGCCCGCCCGGCCGCGGCCCCGGCCTTCGCGCCGGCCGGCCAGAGCACGCAGATGATCGTGGGAGCCGACGGGGCCGACGACCGCACCATCCTCGCGGCGAGCGCCGGGCTGTACGGCGGTTTCGGCCTGCGCCGCGTGTACTACTCGGCCTTCAGCCCCATCCCCGATGCGTCGCGCGCGCTGCCGCCCGCCGCTCCGCCGCTCGTGCGCGAGCACCGGCTCTACCAGGCCGACTGGCTCATGCGCTTCTACGGGTTCTCGCACGACGAGATCGTGCCGCCCGCGCCCGGCCCCGCGCAGGCCGGCAGCGCCTCCGGCGGCAGTGCCCCGGGCATGCTGTCGCTCGACATGGACCCCAAGCTGGCCTGGGCCGTGGCACACCCCGAGCGCTTTCCCGTGGACCTGAACCGCGCGCCGCGCGAGCTGCTGCTGCGCGTGCCGGGCCTGGGCGTGACCTCCGTCGACCGCCTGCTGGCCGCCCGGCGCGTGCGGCGCCTGCGCCACGCCGACCTCGCCCGGCTGCGGGTGCCGCTCGCCAAGGTGCTGCCCTTCGTGGAAGCGGCGGACCACCGCCCGGGCCGGCTGCTCGAATCGCCGCGGCTGGCGGCTTCCTTCGCGCGGCGTCCGGTGCCGGCGCAGGCGGAGCTGTTCGCATGA
- a CDS encoding DUF924 family protein: MTTTTATAHDVLHFWFDQSTPAQWFQKDGAFDDAIRERFGALHAHAVQGELWDWRGDAPGRLAEVIVLDQFSRNLLRGQAGAFAHDGMALVLAQEAIAQGLDGALPPERRAFLYMPFMHSESARIQAESVRLFAALGRPENLDFAQRHRVIVDRFGRFPHRNAALGRENTAEETAFLREPGSAF, encoded by the coding sequence ATGACCACCACCACCGCCACCGCCCACGACGTCCTGCACTTCTGGTTCGACCAGTCCACCCCCGCCCAGTGGTTCCAGAAGGACGGCGCCTTCGACGACGCCATCCGCGAGCGCTTCGGCGCGCTGCATGCCCATGCCGTGCAGGGCGAACTGTGGGACTGGCGCGGGGACGCGCCCGGCCGGCTGGCCGAGGTGATCGTGCTCGACCAGTTCTCGCGCAACCTGCTGCGCGGGCAGGCCGGGGCGTTCGCGCACGACGGCATGGCCCTGGTGCTGGCGCAGGAGGCGATCGCCCAGGGGCTGGACGGGGCGCTGCCGCCCGAGCGGCGTGCGTTTCTCTACATGCCGTTCATGCACAGCGAATCGGCGCGCATCCAGGCGGAATCGGTGCGGCTCTTCGCGGCGCTGGGACGCCCCGAGAACCTCGACTTCGCGCAGCGCCACCGCGTGATCGTGGACCGCTTCGGCCGGTTTCCCCACCGCAATGCCGCGCTGGGGCGCGAGAACACGGCCGAGGAAACGGCCTTCCTGCGCGAGCCGGGCAGCGCCTTCTGA
- a CDS encoding OmpA family protein → MHPIIRRTTTLATALVAAGLLAACATRAPLDSVESARASVNRAAGDPAVVQHAPLELKAATDTLARADRVWSEDNDAAEANHLAYLATQRADIASNMARARVLDADIKKAGTDAERLRLTREADQARLQAEANARSAQTAQLQAMSAEQRAAQNEARVRALEAQLRDIEAQQTERGLLVTLGDVLFAFNKAELSAQATPRLDKLANFLRQFPDRKLIIEGHTDSVGGDAYNQSLSERRAQAVQSALVQRGVAPDRIVARGYGKTYPVAENGSAEGRAMNRRVEIVIADDKGNLRGR, encoded by the coding sequence ATGCATCCCATCATTCGCCGCACCACCACCCTGGCCACCGCGCTCGTCGCCGCCGGCCTGCTGGCCGCCTGCGCCACGCGCGCCCCGCTCGACTCGGTCGAGAGCGCCCGCGCTTCCGTCAACCGCGCCGCGGGCGACCCCGCCGTCGTGCAGCACGCCCCGCTGGAACTGAAAGCCGCCACCGACACGCTGGCCCGCGCCGACCGCGTCTGGAGCGAAGACAACGACGCCGCCGAAGCCAACCACCTCGCCTATCTGGCCACGCAGCGCGCGGACATCGCCTCCAACATGGCCCGTGCCCGCGTGCTGGATGCCGACATCAAGAAGGCCGGCACCGACGCCGAGCGCCTGCGCCTGACGCGCGAGGCCGACCAGGCCCGCCTGCAGGCCGAGGCCAACGCCCGCAGCGCGCAGACCGCCCAACTCCAGGCCATGAGCGCCGAGCAGCGCGCCGCGCAGAACGAAGCCCGCGTCCGCGCCCTGGAAGCGCAACTGCGCGACATCGAGGCGCAGCAGACCGAGCGCGGTCTGCTGGTCACGCTGGGCGACGTGCTCTTCGCCTTCAACAAGGCCGAGCTGTCGGCGCAGGCCACGCCGCGCCTGGACAAGCTCGCGAACTTCCTGCGGCAGTTCCCGGACCGCAAGCTCATCATCGAGGGCCACACCGACAGCGTGGGCGGCGACGCCTACAACCAGAGCCTCTCGGAGCGCCGTGCCCAGGCCGTGCAGAGCGCGCTGGTGCAGCGTGGCGTGGCGCCCGACCGCATCGTCGCGCGCGGCTATGGCAAGACCTACCCCGTGGCCGAGAACGGCTCGGCCGAGGGCCGCGCGATGAACCGCCGCGTGGAGATCGTGATCGCCGACGACAAGGGCAACCTGCGCGGCCGCTGA
- a CDS encoding DUF4398 domain-containing protein produces MQTATFLRTTTAVLALGALAACSSTPPPTDQLAVTRTTVNRVSGEPQVAANAPVELQRARDKLVAAEKAMTDKHYDMARRYAAEAEADARVAETKAEATNNAATLQQVQSSIQSLQSEITRRAPPPPAPVPGVAPAPGMAVPPAVPPVAPAR; encoded by the coding sequence ATGCAGACCGCCACCTTTCTCCGCACCACCACGGCCGTCCTGGCACTGGGCGCGCTCGCGGCATGTTCCTCGACCCCACCGCCCACCGACCAATTGGCCGTGACGCGCACCACGGTCAACCGCGTCTCCGGCGAGCCCCAGGTGGCCGCCAACGCACCGGTGGAACTGCAGCGCGCCCGCGACAAGCTGGTGGCCGCCGAGAAGGCGATGACCGACAAGCATTACGACATGGCCCGCCGCTACGCTGCCGAAGCCGAAGCCGACGCCCGCGTGGCCGAAACCAAGGCCGAGGCCACCAACAACGCCGCCACGCTGCAGCAGGTGCAGTCGAGCATCCAGTCGCTGCAGTCCGAGATCACGCGCCGCGCGCCGCCGCCGCCCGCTCCGGTGCCGGGCGTCGCGCCCGCCCCCGGCATGGCCGTGCCGCCCGCCGTGCCTCCCGTGGCCCCCGCCCGGTAA
- a CDS encoding M20 aminoacylase family protein has translation MAPFVALRRDLHAHPELGFEEHRTAALVAERLREWGIDEVHTGIAGTGVVGVLHGRPGRRTIGLRADMDALPLDEENRFAHRSRHAGRMHACGHDGHTAMLLAAAWQLARTRDFAGTVHFIFQPAEEMGKAGARRMIEEGLFERFPCDAVFALHNFALDRVGAFAFNPGALMASSNTWRIVLTGRGAHASQPHAGIDPVAATIDLAQQLQTLVARHVDGRDRALLAVTQIQGSDAPNVIPDTAWVGGTVRTFSLDALDRIEAALRRQAEHTALAHGCTAEVRFTRSSPPLVNHPAEAAFAAQVMRDIAGADAVDDAFPAVLAAEDFAHMLRVRPGCYAFIGNGPGDHRLPGHGDGPCLIHNRSFDFNDGILATGARYFVRLAERWLQPDRT, from the coding sequence ATGGCCCCGTTCGTGGCCCTGCGGCGCGACCTGCATGCCCACCCCGAACTGGGCTTCGAAGAACACCGCACCGCGGCCCTCGTGGCCGAGCGGCTGCGCGAATGGGGCATCGACGAAGTGCACACCGGCATCGCCGGCACCGGGGTGGTGGGCGTGCTGCACGGCCGCCCGGGCCGCCGGACCATCGGCCTGCGGGCCGACATGGACGCGCTGCCGCTCGACGAAGAAAACCGCTTCGCCCACCGCTCGCGGCATGCCGGGCGCATGCACGCCTGCGGGCACGACGGCCACACCGCCATGCTGCTGGCAGCGGCATGGCAACTGGCGCGCACGCGCGACTTCGCCGGCACCGTGCACTTCATCTTCCAGCCCGCCGAAGAGATGGGCAAGGCGGGTGCTCGCCGCATGATCGAGGAAGGCCTGTTCGAGCGCTTTCCGTGCGATGCCGTCTTCGCGTTGCACAACTTCGCCCTGGACCGCGTGGGCGCGTTCGCGTTCAACCCTGGCGCGCTCATGGCGTCCAGCAACACCTGGCGCATCGTGCTCACGGGGCGCGGCGCGCACGCTTCGCAGCCGCACGCCGGCATCGACCCGGTGGCCGCCACCATCGACCTCGCGCAGCAGCTGCAGACGCTGGTGGCGCGGCATGTGGACGGGCGCGACCGGGCGCTGCTCGCCGTCACGCAGATCCAGGGCTCCGACGCGCCGAACGTGATCCCCGACACGGCCTGGGTGGGCGGCACGGTGCGCACCTTCTCGCTCGATGCGCTCGACCGCATCGAGGCCGCGCTGCGCCGCCAGGCCGAGCACACGGCGCTGGCGCACGGCTGCACGGCCGAAGTGCGCTTCACGCGGTCGTCTCCGCCGCTCGTGAACCATCCGGCCGAAGCCGCCTTCGCCGCCCAGGTGATGCGCGACATCGCCGGGGCGGATGCGGTGGACGACGCCTTCCCCGCGGTGCTGGCCGCCGAGGACTTCGCCCACATGCTGCGCGTGCGGCCCGGCTGCTACGCCTTCATCGGCAACGGCCCGGGCGACCACCGCCTGCCGGGGCACGGCGACGGGCCGTGCCTCATCCACAACCGTTCGTTCGACTTCAACGACGGCATCCTCGCCACCGGGGCCCGCTATTTCGTGCGGCTGGCCGAACGGTGGCTCCAACCCGACCGGACCTGA
- a CDS encoding tRNA-binding protein, with protein sequence MTDASATPLPPITWNDFAKVELRAGRIVAAEPFPQARKPAYILHIDFGPDIGVRKSSAQITVHYTPETLVGRQVVAVLNFPSKQIGPIRSECLVTGFPDADGHVVLCTPGQDVPLGARLF encoded by the coding sequence ATGACCGATGCCTCCGCCACGCCCCTGCCCCCGATCACCTGGAACGATTTCGCCAAAGTGGAGCTGCGCGCCGGCCGCATCGTGGCCGCCGAGCCCTTTCCCCAGGCCCGCAAGCCGGCCTACATCCTGCACATCGACTTCGGGCCCGACATCGGCGTGCGCAAGTCCAGCGCCCAGATCACGGTGCACTACACGCCAGAGACACTGGTGGGCCGGCAGGTGGTGGCCGTGCTGAACTTCCCGAGCAAGCAGATCGGCCCGATCCGGTCCGAGTGCCTGGTCACCGGGTTTCCCGATGCCGATGGCCACGTGGTGCTGTGCACGCCCGGGCAGGACGTGCCGCTGGGCGCGCGGCTGTTCTGA
- the gap gene encoding type I glyceraldehyde-3-phosphate dehydrogenase encodes MTIKIGINGFGRIGRNVLRSAVQNFGDIEVVGINDLLEPDYLAYMLQYDSVHGRFEGTVSVEGNTLVVNGKKIRLTQERDPANLKWGEIGAEVVIESTGLFLDKVTAQKHLDAGAKKVVLSAPSKDDTPMFVYGVNHDTYAGQAIVSNASCTTNCLAPVAKVLNDKWGIKRGLMTTVHAATATQKTVDGPSNKDWRGGRGILENIIPSSTGAAKAVGVVIPALNKKLTGMSFRVPTSDVSVVDLTVELEKAATYDEIKAEMKAQSEGALKGVLGYTEDKVVATDFRGDARTSIFDADAGIALDGTFVKIVSWYDNEWGYSNKCLEMVRVVAAK; translated from the coding sequence ATGACGATCAAGATTGGCATCAACGGCTTCGGCCGCATCGGCCGCAACGTGCTGCGCTCGGCCGTGCAGAACTTCGGCGACATCGAAGTCGTGGGCATCAACGACCTGCTGGAGCCCGACTACCTCGCCTACATGCTGCAGTACGACTCCGTGCACGGCCGCTTCGAGGGCACCGTGTCGGTCGAGGGCAATACGCTGGTGGTGAACGGCAAGAAGATCCGCCTCACGCAGGAGCGCGACCCCGCCAACCTGAAGTGGGGCGAGATCGGCGCCGAGGTGGTGATCGAGTCCACGGGCCTGTTCCTCGACAAGGTGACGGCGCAGAAGCACCTGGATGCGGGCGCGAAGAAGGTGGTGCTGTCGGCGCCGTCGAAGGACGACACGCCGATGTTCGTCTACGGCGTGAACCACGACACGTACGCGGGCCAGGCCATCGTCTCCAACGCCTCGTGCACCACCAACTGCCTGGCCCCGGTGGCCAAGGTGCTGAACGACAAGTGGGGCATCAAGCGCGGCCTGATGACCACGGTGCACGCCGCCACGGCCACGCAGAAGACGGTGGACGGCCCTTCCAACAAGGACTGGCGCGGCGGCCGCGGCATCCTGGAGAACATCATCCCCTCCTCCACGGGCGCGGCCAAGGCCGTGGGCGTGGTGATCCCCGCGCTGAACAAGAAGCTGACGGGCATGTCGTTCCGCGTGCCCACCTCCGACGTGTCGGTGGTGGACCTGACGGTGGAGCTGGAGAAGGCCGCCACCTACGACGAGATCAAGGCCGAGATGAAGGCCCAGTCCGAAGGCGCGCTCAAGGGCGTGCTGGGCTACACGGAAGACAAGGTGGTGGCCACCGACTTCCGCGGCGATGCCCGCACCTCGATCTTCGACGCCGACGCCGGCATCGCGCTGGACGGCACGTTCGTGAAGATCGTCTCCTGGTACGACAACGAGTGGGGCTACTCGAACAAGTGCCTGGAGATGGTGCGCGTGGTGGCGGCCAAGTAA